From a region of the Rhodococcus sp. 4CII genome:
- a CDS encoding TetR/AcrR family transcriptional regulator: MSRPRIAPTAPVTARGVRTRDRLVAAARVVFERDGYLDARLVDISKEAGLSTGSFYTYFTGKEEVFAAVVEVTQNDLLHPGMERVEDEGDVHAVVEASIRAYLHACRRNARLLALLEQVAHVDPAFRDLERSRDETFFLRNARAIADLQDRGLADASLDPMLTSKALSAMVGRTAYGYFVGPPSERRTLTFEQLTAGLARMWTNALRVPDRVRDAPQ, encoded by the coding sequence ATGTCGCGCCCGCGAATCGCACCGACGGCACCCGTCACGGCCCGGGGCGTCCGTACCCGCGACCGCCTCGTCGCCGCTGCGAGGGTGGTATTCGAGCGGGACGGATACCTCGACGCCCGCCTGGTCGACATCAGCAAGGAAGCCGGACTCTCGACCGGCTCCTTCTACACCTACTTCACCGGCAAGGAGGAGGTGTTCGCCGCGGTCGTGGAGGTGACGCAGAACGACCTGCTGCATCCCGGGATGGAGCGGGTCGAGGACGAGGGCGACGTGCACGCGGTGGTGGAGGCCAGCATCCGGGCATACCTGCACGCGTGCCGCCGGAATGCGCGACTGCTGGCCCTGCTCGAACAGGTCGCGCACGTCGACCCCGCCTTCCGTGATCTGGAGCGCTCCCGGGACGAGACCTTCTTCCTGCGTAACGCGCGAGCGATCGCCGATCTGCAGGACCGCGGTCTCGCCGACGCGTCGCTCGATCCGATGCTGACGTCGAAGGCGTTGTCCGCCATGGTCGGAAGGACCGCCTACGGCTACTTCGTCGGGCCGCCCAGCGAGCGGAGAACGCTCACGTTCGAGCAGTTGACCGCGGGGCTCGCGCGGATGTGGACGAACGCGCTGCGCGTCCCGGACCGCGTCCGAGATGCCCCTCAGTAA
- a CDS encoding 3'(2'),5'-bisphosphate nucleotidase CysQ encodes MTTDARLAADIASGAGALLLDIRTAGLGSADGRELGRRGDVAADAFILGKLSAERPDDAVLSEESADDRSRLESARVWIIDPLDGSKEYGLPGHSDWAVHVALWERGRGITAAAVAQPALGAVYASDDDSHAVHAEQLPARPRIVVSASRPPAFVDAVATEIGAEVSTMGSAGAKAMAVLRGDVDAYVHAGGQWEWDSAAPVGVAMAAGLHCSRIDGTPLDYNESHPYLPDLLICRPELAQPLLAAIAKHATDTADSGRVAMARAYIDALVSHDATKVRLADTAWRVENGQRTGESGAFIRDELENGLQYQAIQAVRDLSFHEWGDNVVARFLLDLGATPTEVTSVRITEHFDIPAGAIHSVMAIVEPSSIERENR; translated from the coding sequence GTGACTACTGACGCGCGACTCGCGGCCGACATCGCCTCCGGCGCCGGTGCCCTCCTGCTGGACATCCGCACCGCTGGACTCGGATCGGCGGACGGTCGCGAACTGGGTAGGCGCGGCGACGTCGCCGCCGACGCGTTCATTCTCGGCAAGCTCTCCGCGGAGCGACCGGACGACGCGGTCCTCTCGGAGGAGTCGGCCGACGACCGGTCGCGGTTGGAGAGCGCGAGAGTGTGGATCATCGATCCCCTCGACGGTTCCAAGGAGTACGGCCTGCCGGGGCATTCGGACTGGGCCGTGCACGTCGCGCTGTGGGAACGCGGTCGCGGCATCACGGCGGCCGCGGTCGCGCAACCGGCGCTGGGAGCCGTGTATGCCAGCGACGACGACAGTCACGCGGTGCACGCCGAGCAGCTCCCGGCACGCCCGCGTATCGTGGTGAGCGCCAGCAGGCCGCCGGCCTTCGTCGACGCCGTCGCGACCGAGATCGGTGCCGAGGTCTCCACCATGGGTTCGGCGGGCGCGAAGGCGATGGCCGTGCTCCGCGGAGACGTGGACGCCTACGTCCACGCGGGCGGCCAATGGGAATGGGACTCGGCCGCACCGGTCGGCGTCGCGATGGCGGCGGGTCTGCACTGCTCGCGGATCGACGGAACACCGTTGGACTACAACGAATCCCACCCCTACCTGCCCGACCTCCTGATCTGCCGGCCGGAGTTGGCGCAGCCCCTGCTGGCCGCGATCGCGAAGCACGCCACCGACACCGCCGACAGCGGCCGGGTCGCGATGGCCCGCGCCTACATCGACGCCCTGGTCAGTCACGACGCCACCAAGGTGCGTCTGGCGGACACCGCGTGGCGGGTGGAGAACGGTCAGCGCACCGGCGAATCGGGGGCCTTCATCCGGGACGAACTCGAGAATGGCCTGCAGTACCAGGCCATCCAGGCCGTCCGCGATCTCTCCTTCCACGAGTGGGGCGACAATGTCGTGGCCCGGTTCCTGCTCGATCTCGGGGCCACCCCCACCGAGGTGACCTCCGTTCGGATCACCGAGCACTTCGACATCCCGGCGGGGGCTATCCACTCCGTCATGGCCATCGTCGAACCGTCCTCGATCGAAAGGGAGAACCGATGA
- a CDS encoding TetR/AcrR family transcriptional regulator: MTELRDDASATEEPTPGPPTSEERLLLAATTLFSDKGFEATRTRDISTMAGMSPSAMYVHFPSKEDLLFQLVRRSNERALALVLSAVAPFTDPIDRVRALVREFSVMHARNFRRARIAQYESRHLSPEHHEVVAETRLQIRVAAMREVKNGIDQGVFLIPDPRVAVLAIMSLAVDICRWYSPDGEFTPAELGDINADLVLRILHAPGY, from the coding sequence ATGACCGAACTGCGAGACGACGCGTCCGCGACCGAGGAGCCGACCCCGGGCCCGCCGACATCCGAGGAACGCCTGCTCCTCGCGGCAACGACGCTGTTCTCCGACAAGGGTTTCGAAGCCACCCGCACGAGGGACATCTCCACGATGGCAGGGATGAGCCCCTCCGCGATGTACGTGCACTTCCCGTCCAAGGAGGATCTGCTCTTCCAACTGGTGCGCCGATCGAACGAGCGCGCCCTCGCTCTGGTGCTGAGCGCAGTCGCACCGTTCACCGACCCGATCGACCGCGTCCGGGCACTGGTTCGGGAGTTCAGCGTCATGCATGCCCGGAATTTTCGGCGGGCACGCATCGCGCAGTACGAGAGCAGGCATCTGAGCCCCGAACATCACGAGGTGGTGGCCGAGACCCGCCTCCAGATCCGGGTCGCCGCGATGCGCGAGGTGAAGAACGGGATCGATCAGGGGGTGTTCCTGATCCCCGACCCGCGCGTCGCAGTCCTGGCGATCATGTCGCTCGCGGTCGACATCTGCCGGTGGTACAGCCCCGACGGCGAATTCACGCCGGCGGAACTGGGCGACATCAACGCCGATCTCGTCCTGCGCATCCTCCACGCGCCCGGTTACTGA
- the cysC gene encoding adenylyl-sulfate kinase, with protein sequence MPQLLRVATAGSVDDGKSTLIGRLLYDSKAIFEDQLEAVERTSRERGDEHADLALLTDGLRAEREQGITIDVAHRYFATPHRKFIIADTPGHEQYTRNMVTGASTADLALILVDARKGILEQTRRHAFIASLLGIPHLVLCVNKMDLVGWSEERFEEIKEEFRQFAIKLEVHDLTFVPVSALRGDNIAQRTVNMPWYEGASLLHYLEQVHVASDRNLIDARFPVQYVVRPQRQTDSALHDFRGYAGTVASGVFKPGDEVVALPSGFITTVSAIWGPGGTRLDEAFAPSAVCIQLADQLDVSRGDVLCRPNNRPLVGQELDAMVCWFSEHSALTPDARYTLLHTTRATRATVERLDYRLDVNTLHRDESAQSLSLNEIGRIQLKTAQPLMFDPYRRNHVTGSFILVDESTHNTVAAGMITGPTLSRSKVVWHAAAVSREERASRGRTVWLTGLSASGKSTVAVELERRLVASGVPAYRLDGDNLRHGLNADLGFSATDRAENVRRVGAVAGLLADSGVVAIASLISPYRADRDRVRELHRAAGIDFVEVFVDTPVEQCEARDPKGMYAKARAGEISGFTGVDDPYEAPENAELVLRPEDGTPTEQAEKIMELLRRDY encoded by the coding sequence ATGCCGCAACTACTCCGGGTCGCGACCGCGGGCAGCGTCGACGACGGCAAGTCCACCCTCATCGGCCGGTTGCTCTACGACTCGAAGGCGATCTTCGAGGATCAGCTCGAAGCGGTCGAGCGGACCAGTCGCGAACGCGGCGACGAGCACGCCGATCTGGCACTGCTCACCGACGGTCTGCGCGCCGAACGCGAGCAGGGCATCACCATCGACGTCGCTCACCGCTACTTCGCCACACCGCACCGCAAGTTCATCATCGCGGACACGCCGGGCCACGAGCAGTACACGCGGAACATGGTGACCGGGGCGTCGACCGCCGACCTCGCCCTGATCCTCGTCGACGCCCGCAAGGGAATCCTGGAGCAGACGCGGCGGCACGCCTTCATCGCCAGCCTCCTCGGGATTCCCCACCTCGTGCTGTGCGTCAACAAGATGGACCTCGTCGGGTGGTCCGAGGAGCGGTTCGAGGAGATCAAGGAGGAGTTCCGGCAGTTCGCGATCAAACTGGAGGTCCACGACCTCACGTTCGTCCCGGTGTCGGCGCTGCGCGGCGACAACATCGCCCAACGCACGGTCAACATGCCGTGGTACGAGGGCGCGTCGCTGCTGCACTACCTCGAGCAGGTGCACGTGGCCTCCGACCGCAACCTCATCGACGCGCGGTTCCCGGTGCAGTACGTGGTTCGCCCGCAGCGCCAGACCGATTCGGCTTTGCACGATTTCCGCGGCTACGCAGGCACGGTCGCGAGCGGCGTGTTCAAACCGGGCGACGAGGTGGTGGCGCTGCCCTCGGGTTTCATCACGACGGTCAGTGCCATCTGGGGTCCCGGGGGTACCCGCCTGGACGAGGCGTTCGCGCCGTCGGCGGTGTGCATACAGCTGGCCGACCAGCTGGACGTGAGCCGCGGAGACGTCCTGTGCCGCCCCAACAACCGTCCCCTCGTCGGGCAGGAACTCGACGCGATGGTCTGCTGGTTCAGCGAACACTCCGCGCTCACACCGGACGCGCGGTACACGCTGCTGCACACCACCCGCGCGACCAGGGCAACCGTCGAGCGGCTCGACTACCGGCTCGACGTCAACACCCTGCACCGTGACGAGTCCGCACAATCGCTCTCACTCAACGAGATCGGCCGCATTCAGCTGAAGACGGCGCAGCCGCTGATGTTCGATCCCTATCGCCGCAACCACGTGACGGGCAGTTTCATCCTCGTCGACGAGTCGACCCACAACACCGTGGCCGCGGGCATGATCACCGGGCCGACGCTGTCGCGTTCGAAGGTGGTGTGGCATGCGGCAGCCGTGTCGCGCGAGGAGCGGGCCTCCCGGGGTCGCACCGTGTGGCTGACCGGACTGTCTGCGTCGGGAAAGTCGACGGTCGCCGTGGAACTCGAGCGACGACTGGTCGCGTCCGGGGTGCCCGCCTACCGCCTCGACGGCGACAATCTGCGCCACGGTCTCAACGCCGACCTCGGTTTCAGCGCGACGGACCGCGCCGAGAACGTCCGCCGCGTCGGCGCCGTGGCCGGGCTGCTGGCCGACTCGGGGGTGGTCGCGATCGCCTCGCTGATCAGCCCCTACCGCGCCGACCGGGACCGGGTCCGGGAACTGCACCGGGCTGCCGGGATCGACTTCGTCGAGGTGTTCGTCGACACGCCGGTGGAACAGTGCGAGGCGCGGGATCCCAAAGGCATGTACGCGAAAGCGCGTGCGGGGGAGATCTCCGGATTCACCGGGGTCGACGATCCGTACGAGGCCCCCGAGAACGCCGAACTCGTCCTCCGGCCCGAGGACGGCACGCCGACCGAACAAGCCGAGAAAATTATGGAATTGTTGAGACGTGACTACTGA
- a CDS encoding phosphotriesterase, with amino-acid sequence MSQINTVRGPIDSAELGRTYMHEHVFVLTPDMQQNYPDEWGSENERVADAVTKLRALAEQGVRTIVDPTVVGLGRYIPRIQRVAEQLPELNIVAATGLYTYDDVPFFFHYRGPALDAMVGTAVPDPMVDMFVKDIEEGIADTGVRAGLLKCAIDHQGLTPGVERVMRAVAKAHRRTGVPVTVHTHPGSEAGWHVKRVMCDEEGVRPDRIVLGHSGDSTDVEHLTSLAEAGFVLGMDRFGINLETTFEARADTLVEMCRRGFAGQMVLSQDASCYIDWIDPALMAALPQWHYLHIENDVLPHVRERGVTEKMITEMLVEVPRRYFENVGTY; translated from the coding sequence ATGAGCCAGATCAACACGGTCCGCGGACCGATCGACAGCGCCGAACTCGGACGCACCTACATGCACGAGCACGTGTTCGTGCTGACCCCCGACATGCAGCAGAACTACCCCGACGAGTGGGGGAGCGAGAACGAGCGCGTCGCCGACGCCGTCACCAAATTGCGGGCGCTGGCCGAGCAGGGTGTGCGAACGATCGTCGATCCCACCGTCGTGGGACTCGGGCGGTACATTCCGCGCATCCAGCGGGTCGCCGAACAGCTTCCCGAGCTGAACATCGTTGCCGCGACAGGGCTCTACACCTACGACGACGTGCCGTTCTTCTTCCACTACCGGGGTCCGGCGCTCGACGCGATGGTGGGTACCGCGGTCCCCGACCCGATGGTCGACATGTTCGTCAAGGACATCGAGGAGGGGATCGCCGACACGGGGGTCCGCGCGGGCCTGCTCAAGTGCGCGATCGACCATCAGGGGCTCACGCCGGGGGTCGAGCGGGTGATGCGGGCGGTCGCGAAGGCGCACCGTCGCACCGGTGTTCCCGTCACCGTGCACACCCACCCCGGCAGCGAGGCAGGGTGGCACGTCAAGCGGGTGATGTGCGACGAAGAGGGGGTGCGGCCCGACCGGATCGTGCTCGGCCACAGCGGCGACAGCACCGACGTCGAGCACCTGACCAGCCTCGCCGAGGCGGGATTCGTCCTCGGAATGGACCGGTTCGGCATCAACCTCGAGACCACGTTCGAAGCGCGCGCCGACACGCTCGTCGAGATGTGCCGCCGCGGGTTCGCGGGGCAGATGGTCCTGTCGCAGGACGCCTCCTGCTACATCGACTGGATCGACCCCGCCCTGATGGCGGCCCTGCCGCAGTGGCACTACCTGCACATCGAGAACGACGTGCTGCCCCACGTCCGGGAGCGGGGTGTCACCGAGAAAATGATCACCGAGATGCTCGTCGAGGTGCCCCGTCGATACTTCGAGAACGTCGGCACCTACTGA
- a CDS encoding MFS transporter: MTTSAVQPSKDTAVSRTRAHRKLLAAGLVGSSIEWYDFFLYGTAAALVFPHVFFPDSSALVGTLLSFSTFWAGFVARPLGGLVAGHFGDKYGRKPAVVTCLLFMGLATFLIGCLPGAATIGVAAPILLVVLRFVQGIACGGQWGGIVLLLTESASPKRRGFSGTFGQMGVSFGVLLGNLVFLGATAAISNEAFLSWGWRIPFFASALLFPVVLYIQTKVEDTPEFRDLQEQAQKKNETVVRAPLTQAIKDHWRKILLGCGLLAATNSLFYISIAGVLSYGTAELGMKRNDLLAISLLSAALTVGVVLWSGHMSDKIGRRPMILIGAAMIIVWAFPYFWLINTRNLLLFFVAVTVGSVFQSMTYGPIAAYMGELFAPNVRYSAASLAYQLAAITVSGGTPFIMTALIAQTGTTTFVAVFVALMGLVTLLCAWKLRETNTAEVRNDPAAVPGAQFY, translated from the coding sequence ATGACTACATCCGCGGTGCAGCCGAGTAAGGACACAGCCGTCTCACGCACGCGTGCACATCGGAAACTGCTTGCGGCGGGACTCGTCGGCAGCTCGATCGAGTGGTACGACTTCTTCCTGTACGGAACCGCTGCGGCACTGGTCTTTCCCCACGTCTTCTTCCCCGACTCGTCGGCGTTGGTGGGTACCCTGCTCTCGTTCAGCACCTTCTGGGCCGGTTTCGTCGCACGCCCGCTCGGTGGCCTCGTCGCCGGTCACTTCGGCGACAAGTACGGCCGCAAACCGGCCGTCGTCACCTGCCTGCTGTTCATGGGACTCGCGACGTTCCTCATCGGGTGCCTTCCCGGCGCCGCGACGATCGGCGTCGCGGCCCCGATCCTGCTGGTCGTCCTGCGGTTCGTCCAGGGCATCGCCTGCGGCGGCCAATGGGGTGGGATCGTGCTGCTGCTCACGGAGTCGGCGAGCCCCAAACGCAGGGGATTCTCCGGCACATTCGGGCAGATGGGCGTCTCGTTCGGCGTCCTGCTCGGCAACCTCGTGTTCCTCGGCGCCACCGCGGCCATCTCGAACGAGGCGTTCCTCAGCTGGGGATGGCGCATCCCGTTCTTCGCCAGCGCACTCCTGTTCCCGGTCGTGCTCTACATCCAGACCAAGGTCGAGGACACTCCCGAATTCCGGGACCTGCAGGAGCAGGCGCAGAAGAAGAACGAGACCGTCGTCCGCGCACCGCTGACCCAGGCGATCAAGGACCACTGGCGCAAGATCCTGCTCGGCTGCGGACTGCTCGCGGCGACCAATTCCCTGTTCTACATTTCCATCGCCGGGGTGCTCAGCTACGGCACCGCGGAACTGGGGATGAAACGCAACGACCTGCTCGCGATCTCGCTGCTCAGCGCCGCACTCACCGTCGGTGTCGTCCTGTGGTCCGGGCACATGTCCGACAAGATCGGACGCCGCCCGATGATCCTGATCGGTGCGGCGATGATCATCGTGTGGGCGTTCCCCTACTTCTGGCTGATCAACACCCGGAACCTGCTGCTGTTCTTCGTCGCCGTCACGGTCGGCAGCGTGTTCCAGTCCATGACGTACGGGCCGATCGCCGCGTACATGGGTGAACTGTTCGCTCCCAACGTGCGGTATTCGGCGGCGTCGCTCGCTTACCAACTGGCGGCGATCACGGTGAGCGGCGGTACCCCGTTCATCATGACCGCGCTGATCGCCCAGACCGGCACCACCACGTTCGTCGCCGTCTTCGTCGCGCTGATGGGACTGGTCACGCTCCTGTGCGCGTGGAAGCTCCGCGAGACCAATACCGCCGAGGTCCGGAACGATCCCGCCGCCGTACCCGGCGCCCAGTTCTACTAG
- a CDS encoding nuclear transport factor 2 family protein, with the protein MTPDELVTQFCAEWIEPDPAKIAGYFAEDAIYHNIPMEPVIGRDAIREFIAGFIVAFGGIDFRVHRQVTDGGQSPNADESSGVVMNERIDVFTLNGTVVELPVVGVFEITGGKITTWRDYFDMAPIQAAAGGQ; encoded by the coding sequence ATGACCCCGGATGAGTTGGTCACCCAATTCTGCGCCGAGTGGATCGAGCCCGATCCGGCGAAGATCGCCGGATATTTCGCGGAAGACGCCATTTACCACAACATTCCGATGGAGCCGGTGATCGGGAGGGACGCGATTCGTGAGTTCATCGCCGGTTTCATCGTGGCCTTCGGCGGCATCGACTTCCGGGTGCACCGGCAGGTCACCGACGGCGGGCAGAGCCCCAACGCCGACGAGTCGAGTGGTGTGGTGATGAACGAACGGATCGACGTGTTCACCCTGAACGGCACCGTCGTCGAGTTGCCCGTCGTCGGCGTCTTCGAGATCACCGGCGGCAAGATCACCACGTGGCGCGACTACTTCGACATGGCGCCGATCCAGGCCGCGGCCGGCGGACAGTAA